The Streptomyces sp. NBC_00286 nucleotide sequence TTCGAGTGGGCGTTACGCCACGCGTGCCTGTCGAGCTACGTGCGCGGGGTGCACCCCGACCCCGCCACCTGGCAGCGTCAGCTGAAGCATGCACACGCTCGTCGGCAGCGGCGACCTCGACTCGGCGGCCCGCCTACTGCCACAGGAGCGGCCCTACCCTGCCGCAGACGAACCGCTGACCCACCTGCGTCCGTGTGACCACAACCAACAGTCGCCCAGGGTCACATGACATCACAGGCTCGTCGGCACAGGCGTTTCCTGCCCGATCGGTGTCGCCCAGGCCGACGGCTGACCTGAAAACGCGTACAGCCAACGCGTACAACCAACCGGAAAGCGCCGGAGTCTTACCCCGGGATCCGTCATGGCCTCGCCGCACAGATGCGGCGCGCGGCCTGGCTGGAACGACACGGAGAGTGGGTAGGCGAATGCCGCTGGCGCGCAGGCTGTTTCTGGGGAGCTTCACGGCGGGTGCGGTGACCGTGGCGGTGGGCGGCGCGGCCTCGGCAGCCACGGATGGCGCGACCGGCGCCGCCGCGGAGGCGGCCGGCGAGCCCACGACGTTCGACGGGCCCGTGTCGGCGGAGAAATTCACGACCAACTCCGCTGGGCTGTCCGCGTTCTTCAAGACGACCTCGAAGACGGAGCACGTCGCGACCCTCTATCAGGCCGGCACTTCCGGCACCGGGGTCGCGCTGAATGTCATCTCCGACAACCCGGACACCTCGGCCATGTACCTGTCCGGCACGGAAACCGGGCGCGGGACGCTGAAGATCACCCACAGAGGACGCGCTGACGGGTCGGACAAGAACGCTGCCGCTCTGTCGATAGACCTGCAGACGGCCGGGACTGCCGCACAGGGCATCTTCCTGACCGGGACCAACGGCGCGACCACCGGCAACCTCATCTGCCTGCGCAACAACGCAGGTCTGGACGACTTCGTGGTGAAGGGAACAGGGCGGATCGGAATCGGGATCGACCGTGCGGCCACGCCTCGCGCCCAGGTCCACATCGTCCAGCCGGCCGGCGCCCCGGCGGGACTTCTGGTCGAGGGCGTGGTGAAGATCGCGGACGCCTCGACGGTGCCGACGTACGTCGACTCGGCAGGTGGCGGCGCCCTGTACGCCGCGGGCGGAGCGCTGATGTGGCGAGGTTCGAACGGCACAGTCACGCGTATCGCGTCCGCCTGAGCAATCCAGAGCGGAGACGGAAGCCAGACCGGAGACCATGGTGCAACTGACCCCGGAAGAACTCGTGTCGGAGTTCCACGACGCGGTAATGGAGCTCTACTTCGCAAGGAAGCGAATCGCCGCCCTGGAAGCGGAGAACGCCGCGCTGAGAGCCCGGCTTTCCCCGGCCGGACAGGGGGCTGTGAACGAGGGCGCTGCGAGCGCCGCCGAACCAGAAGGCCGCTGAAAATGTTGTTGTGGGGCTGTCCGGCCGGAGTCCGGGCGGCCCCTTTCGTCATGCGGTGGCCGGGGCTAGGTGCCTGCGCGCCCGTAACACCGAGCCCGACGGGCTGCGTAGCCCCGAACGGGCCCCGGTTCGGCGACGCACAGAGCGCGGACCAGCGGTGCCAGTGTGACTTGAGTGCCAATAGGGTGAGCCCGTGACTGCCGCCCTGAGTTCCACGAAGACCCGCGCCGCGCTCCGCACATCGGCGCGTGTGTCCGCAGAGTTGCTGCTGATATTGGTGATGCTCGCGGTGACGTTGTGGGTTCTGGGCCAGATGTGGTCGATCGTCTGGCCGCTCGTGGTCGGCCTGCTCCTG carries:
- a CDS encoding hyaluronoglucosaminidase, which encodes MPLARRLFLGSFTAGAVTVAVGGAASAATDGATGAAAEAAGEPTTFDGPVSAEKFTTNSAGLSAFFKTTSKTEHVATLYQAGTSGTGVALNVISDNPDTSAMYLSGTETGRGTLKITHRGRADGSDKNAAALSIDLQTAGTAAQGIFLTGTNGATTGNLICLRNNAGLDDFVVKGTGRIGIGIDRAATPRAQVHIVQPAGAPAGLLVEGVVKIADASTVPTYVDSAGGGALYAAGGALMWRGSNGTVTRIASA